Genomic DNA from Deferribacterota bacterium:
AAAAAGGCATTTATTGATAAAAATAGATGTGATGGTTGTTCACTATGTTCTTATGTATGCCCTGCAGATTGTATATATCCTGTTTTTTATTAATTTAACCAGAGTGGTTATTGTTTTTAAGAGTTACAGCCTAAAAAGAGTATACAGCATGTTATCTCATTAATTAATAACAGACAAGATAATAGAATTATTTTATATTGGTGTATAATTAAAATACCAAAGAGATGGCCTATTGTAGTTGTGAAGTCTATATAAAATGTTATAATAGATTGATAGGAGCATAAGATGAGTATATATGAAAACCCAATAAAAGAGATAATAACAGTAAAAAATTTTAATGGTGATTTTATTGATTCAAGAGGTGATATGCATAATGTTGTAAATCCTGCTACAAATGAAATAATTGGAAGGGTTCCCGATACAAAAGTTGATGAAATTGACAGCATTGTCGCCAAAGCTCAGTCAGCCTTTATTGAGTGGAGACAAACCCCACCCATTATCAGGGTTAGATATCTCTTTAAATTTAAAGAGCTATTAGAAGAACACTTTGAGGAGCTAAGCAGAATTCAAACCATAGAACATGGTAAAACAATTGATGAATCAAGGGGTGAGACAAGAAGAGGTATAGAGAATATTGAGGCAGCCTGTGCAACAACTATGCTTATGATGGGACATAATTTAGAGGATGTATCCTCCTCTATAGATGAGTTTTGTATATACCAGCCTATGGGTGTTTTTGCAGCAATTACACCTTATAATTTTCCCTTTATGGTGCCCCTCTGGTTTGCACCTTATGCAATTGCAACAGGTAATTCTATTATTATAAAACCCTCGCCACTTGACCCCATCTCCCAGTATAAGGTTGCTGAATTAGTTTTAGAAGCGGGGTTGCCCGAAGGCGTTTGGAATGTAGTTAATGGGTTTAATAATGTAGCAGATAGACTTATAAAACACCCCGATATCAAAGGTGTATGTTTTGTTGGCTCTACTAATGTTGCTAAACATATCTATGAAGTCTGTGGTAAGAATTATAAAAGGGTTGTCTCACAAGGTGGGGCAAAAAATTATGTGGTTATAATGCCAGATAGTGATTTAAACAAGGTTATACCTGCAATATTAACCTCTTTTTTTGGCAATACTGGGCAGCGTTGTCTTGCAGCTGCCAATGCAATTGTTGTAGGGGATGATAAATTTTATAACAAATTTATCAAAGATTTTATCCAGG
This window encodes:
- a CDS encoding CoA-acylating methylmalonate-semialdehyde dehydrogenase, producing MSIYENPIKEIITVKNFNGDFIDSRGDMHNVVNPATNEIIGRVPDTKVDEIDSIVAKAQSAFIEWRQTPPIIRVRYLFKFKELLEEHFEELSRIQTIEHGKTIDESRGETRRGIENIEAACATTMLMMGHNLEDVSSSIDEFCIYQPMGVFAAITPYNFPFMVPLWFAPYAIATGNSIIIKPSPLDPISQYKVAELVLEAGLPEGVWNVVNGFNNVADRLIKHPDIKGVCFVGSTNVAKHIYEVCGKNYKRVVSQGGAKNYVVIMPDSDLNKVIPAILTSFFGNTGQRCLAAANAIVVGDDKFYNKFIKDFIQAASKITVGYGLDSEVQMGPMQNINAKKRVLNYLELGIKEGAKIELDGRNFNIKGDYPDTSFIGPTVFSNVDPSMKIAKEEIFGPVASILRAENFERAIEIINQSNYGNAASIFTNNGGIAREFRYKVNCGNIGINIGVPAPVGHFHFGGMKDSFFGTLHAQGRDITRFFLEGKIVIERWF